In Afipia sp. GAS231, a single window of DNA contains:
- the ldtR gene encoding transcriptional regulator LdtR, translated as MIKAVATAVETAERSAGQAPVQPLYLEALTLVERLHRRLLDVIKDEFDRRGRADINSVQALLLYNIGDKELTAGELRTRGYYLGSNVSYNLKKLVELGFLDHQRSRVDRRSVRIRLTAQGQEIRKIVDALYQKHVKTVEQVGGISNDEFATLNKSLHRLERFWTDQILYRL; from the coding sequence ATGATCAAAGCCGTTGCAACGGCGGTGGAAACCGCTGAACGCTCTGCCGGTCAAGCTCCGGTGCAGCCGCTCTACCTCGAAGCATTGACTCTGGTGGAGCGGCTGCATCGCCGCCTGCTCGACGTTATCAAGGACGAGTTCGATCGCCGCGGTCGCGCCGACATCAATTCGGTGCAGGCGCTTCTGCTCTATAACATCGGTGACAAGGAACTGACCGCGGGCGAACTGCGCACGCGCGGTTACTACCTCGGCTCCAACGTCTCCTATAACCTCAAGAAGCTCGTCGAACTCGGCTTCCTCGATCATCAGCGCAGCCGCGTTGATCGTCGCTCGGTCCGTATCCGCCTCACCGCGCAGGGCCAGGAAATCCGCAAGATCGTCGACGCGCTGTATCAGAAGCACGTCAAGACCGTGGAGCAGGTCGGCGGCATCTCCAACGACGAGTTCGCGACCCTCAACAAGTCGCTGCACCGCCTCGAGCGCTTCTGGACCGACCAGATCCTGTATCGGCTCTGA
- a CDS encoding GlsB/YeaQ/YmgE family stress response membrane protein, with product MNMSSESLLVILFVGLVAGWLAGQIVRGTGFGIIGDLIVGILGAFVGSWLLPQLGVHLGTGVISAIVNATVGAILLLLVVRLVRGGGGWGSRWGGGWGSRWSGGWGRRWW from the coding sequence ATGAATATGTCGAGCGAAAGCCTTTTAGTCATATTGTTTGTGGGTCTCGTTGCAGGCTGGTTGGCCGGCCAAATCGTGCGAGGGACCGGTTTTGGGATCATTGGTGACCTCATTGTCGGGATTTTGGGCGCCTTTGTCGGAAGCTGGCTACTGCCTCAGCTAGGCGTCCATCTCGGCACGGGAGTGATCAGTGCAATCGTCAACGCTACCGTTGGTGCGATATTGCTGCTCCTCGTCGTGCGACTCGTTCGAGGTGGCGGCGGTTGGGGAAGTAGGTGGGGCGGCGGCTGGGGAAGTAGGTGGAGCGGCGGCTGGGGTCGGCGCTGGTGGTAA
- a CDS encoding Crp/Fnr family transcriptional regulator has protein sequence MEKPTKDIFDPKTFLAKVGAGKTILEFRKNQHVFEQGDVADTIFYIQRGKVKLTVVSDQGKEAVVAILEPGQFFGEGCMNGHPLRIATTTAMDDCVITSITKDAMIVAIHDEPKFSELFMAYLLTRNSRIEEDLIDQLFNSSERRLARLLLLLANFGKEGNPQAISPNISQETLAEMIGTTRSRVSHFMNKFRKLGFISYNGHIEVHNSLLSAVLHEKPQLTEDD, from the coding sequence GTGGAGAAGCCAACCAAGGACATATTTGACCCCAAAACATTTCTCGCCAAGGTGGGCGCGGGGAAAACAATCCTCGAATTTCGCAAGAACCAGCACGTGTTCGAGCAAGGCGATGTCGCTGACACGATCTTTTACATTCAAAGGGGCAAGGTCAAACTTACTGTCGTGTCTGATCAGGGCAAGGAAGCGGTCGTCGCAATCCTCGAGCCCGGCCAGTTCTTTGGCGAAGGATGCATGAACGGTCATCCGTTGCGCATCGCGACGACAACAGCGATGGATGATTGCGTCATCACGTCGATCACCAAGGACGCGATGATCGTGGCTATTCATGATGAGCCAAAATTTTCGGAGCTATTCATGGCGTATCTCCTGACCCGGAACAGCCGGATTGAGGAAGATCTGATCGACCAGCTATTCAATTCGAGTGAGCGGCGGCTTGCGCGGCTGCTGTTGTTGCTTGCGAATTTCGGCAAGGAAGGCAACCCGCAGGCGATCAGTCCGAATATCAGTCAGGAAACATTGGCGGAGATGATTGGCACTACCCGATCCCGCGTCAGCCATTTCATGAACAAATTTCGCAAGCTGGGCTTCATCAGCTACAACGGGCATATCGAGGTTCACAATTCGCTGTTGAGCGCGGTTTTGCATGAGAAGCCGCAGCTAACAGAGGATGACTAG